Proteins co-encoded in one Sporosarcina sp. FSL K6-1522 genomic window:
- a CDS encoding YceI family protein: MTTWTVDASHTNVSFSVKHMMVSKVRGRFEGFEGTLEGNPEDLTGAKIDFKIDATTIQTNSTDRDNHLRSADFFDTETFPAITFTTTDIVKKGGSKYDLIGDITIKDVTKKITFAAEFEGIGKNPWGVDVAAFEAESKISRKEFGLTWNQTLEAGGVLVGDDIKITLELQLNPAQ; the protein is encoded by the coding sequence ATGACAACATGGACAGTAGACGCTTCACACACGAATGTAAGTTTTTCAGTTAAGCACATGATGGTTTCAAAAGTTCGAGGACGCTTTGAAGGATTTGAAGGAACACTCGAAGGTAACCCTGAAGATTTAACAGGTGCAAAAATCGACTTTAAAATTGATGCAACAACCATCCAAACAAATAGCACAGACCGCGACAACCACCTGCGCTCTGCTGATTTCTTTGATACAGAAACTTTCCCAGCGATTACATTCACAACAACTGATATCGTCAAAAAGGGCGGCAGCAAATATGACCTTATCGGCGATATTACGATTAAAGACGTTACAAAAAAGATTACATTTGCAGCTGAATTTGAAGGAATCGGGAAAAACCCTTGGGGCGTAGATGTAGCAGCTTTCGAAGCAGAAAGTAAAATTTCACGTAAAGAATTCGGTCTTACATGGAACCAAACACTTGAAGCAGGTGGCGTTCTTGTAGGCGATGACATTAAAATCACACTTGAACTACAACTAAACCCAGCACAATAA
- the murB gene encoding UDP-N-acetylmuramate dehydrogenase → MVKHHWFDELKSEITQGVLLIDEPLCKYTMTKLGGCADLLVIPGNEKETEATVRYAHTNNIPLLLLGNGSNMVVRDGGVRGIVLHLAKLDGIKIEGTAVHAEAGALIIDVSKRAAAETLTGLEFACGIPGSIGGAMAMNAGAYGGEIQDIIVQATVLTKSGERLILNKEELELGYRKSIIAKEGYYVLSADFRLAEGDQAAIDAKVADLTFQRESKQPLEYPSAGSVFKRPPGHFAGKLIQDCGLQGKGHGGAEVSLKHAGFIINKDNATASDYVQTIDMVKAEVKKQFGIELELEVKIVGEEA, encoded by the coding sequence ATGGTAAAGCATCATTGGTTTGATGAGTTGAAAAGTGAAATTACACAAGGTGTTCTATTGATAGATGAACCATTATGTAAGTATACGATGACGAAACTAGGTGGTTGTGCGGATTTACTCGTTATTCCTGGTAATGAGAAAGAGACGGAAGCCACTGTGCGCTATGCGCATACAAACAATATCCCGCTCTTATTGCTTGGTAATGGCTCGAATATGGTTGTTAGGGATGGTGGCGTCAGAGGGATTGTTCTTCATTTGGCGAAGCTTGATGGGATTAAAATCGAGGGGACAGCTGTCCATGCGGAAGCAGGCGCGCTCATTATCGATGTTTCTAAACGTGCAGCTGCAGAGACTTTAACGGGTCTTGAGTTTGCCTGTGGGATTCCGGGTTCTATTGGCGGGGCTATGGCGATGAATGCCGGCGCATATGGTGGAGAAATTCAAGACATCATTGTCCAAGCGACTGTGTTAACGAAATCTGGAGAACGTTTGATTTTGAATAAAGAAGAGCTTGAACTAGGTTACCGAAAAAGTATCATTGCGAAAGAAGGCTACTATGTACTATCTGCGGACTTCCGTCTTGCTGAAGGGGACCAAGCAGCTATCGATGCAAAGGTGGCGGACTTAACATTCCAACGCGAATCCAAGCAACCGCTTGAATATCCTTCGGCAGGGAGTGTTTTTAAACGACCACCAGGCCATTTTGCAGGGAAACTGATTCAAGATTGTGGTTTACAAGGAAAAGGACATGGCGGAGCAGAAGTATCCCTGAAGCATGCGGGCTTTATCATCAATAAAGACAACGCAACCGCTTCGGACTATGTTCAGACTATCGACATGGTAAAAGCCGAAGTGAAAAAGCAATTTGGGATTGAGTTAGAGCTTGAAGTGAAAATTGTCGGCGAAGAAGCCTAG
- a CDS encoding manganese-dependent inorganic pyrophosphatase, with amino-acid sequence MGKVLVFGHKNPDTDSITAAISYAYLKQQIGVDAEAVRLGVVTNETAYALEQFGFEAPRFIEKAAPEAAQVILVDHNEKQQSVDDLDDVQVIEVVDHHRIANFATSDPLYYRAEPVGCTATILNKLYKEQGVAIPKNIAGLMLSAIISDSLLFKSPTFTEEDRVAAEELAAIAEVDAQEYGLAMLKAGADLSDKTLEDLIGLDAKEFSIGDVKIEIAQVNAVDINDVMSRQAELEDLLNGVIADKGLGLFLFVVTDILNNDSAVIALGKEAERASAAFNVSLVNNTATLQGVVSRKKQIVPVLTEALK; translated from the coding sequence ATGGGAAAGGTTTTAGTGTTCGGACATAAAAATCCAGATACAGACTCGATTACAGCAGCGATTAGCTATGCGTATTTGAAGCAACAAATAGGAGTAGATGCAGAAGCGGTACGACTAGGTGTTGTGACGAATGAGACGGCTTATGCGCTTGAACAATTCGGCTTTGAAGCGCCACGCTTCATTGAAAAGGCTGCACCAGAAGCTGCGCAAGTCATTCTTGTCGATCATAATGAGAAGCAACAAAGTGTAGATGATTTGGATGATGTACAAGTCATCGAAGTTGTTGACCATCATCGCATTGCGAACTTTGCGACGAGTGACCCACTTTATTATCGTGCGGAGCCGGTTGGTTGTACGGCAACGATTTTGAATAAATTATACAAAGAACAGGGCGTAGCGATTCCGAAAAACATTGCAGGTCTTATGCTTTCTGCGATTATTTCGGATTCTTTACTGTTCAAATCACCGACGTTCACAGAAGAGGACCGTGTGGCGGCGGAAGAATTGGCAGCCATTGCAGAAGTAGATGCGCAGGAATATGGACTGGCTATGCTAAAAGCGGGCGCGGATTTAAGCGATAAGACGTTGGAAGATTTGATCGGACTGGATGCGAAAGAGTTCTCGATTGGCGATGTGAAAATCGAAATTGCACAAGTAAACGCGGTCGACATTAATGACGTTATGAGTCGTCAGGCGGAGCTGGAAGACTTGTTGAATGGCGTTATTGCGGACAAAGGACTTGGCTTATTCTTGTTCGTTGTAACGGATATTTTAAACAACGATTCAGCTGTTATCGCACTTGGTAAGGAAGCGGAACGTGCAAGCGCGGCGTTCAATGTGTCACTTGTGAATAACACGGCGACGTTGCAAGGTGTCGTTTCGCGTAAGAAACAAATCGTACCCGTATTAACGGAAGCGTTGAAATAA
- a CDS encoding Na+/H+ antiporter subunit A, whose product MLIITFAILLPFLVAILIPSLYKRIPSRKIGWFVLLVPLTLFIILAGFIPTVAEGETYIHTIKWIDSAGINFTTYLDGLSMIFGLLITGVGSLVILYSIYYLSEREALGRFYVYLLMFMGAMLGVIFSDNLMVLYVFWELTSISSFLLIAFWYHRKKSRYGAQKSMLITVSGGVAMLAGFLMLHMLTGSFSVRDIIATIGQYTDESLFVPAMLLVLLGAFTKSAQFPFHIWLPDAMEAPTPVSAYLHSATMVKAGIYLVARFTPVFGGEAIWFYTVSCVGIFTLFWGSFNAVRQTDLKALLAYSTISQLGLIMCLFGLGSAALNEGYSADSVIYTQATFAALFHLINHSTFKGALFMVVGIIDHEVGTRDIRRLGGLMAFMPVTFSIALIGSFSMAGLPPFNGFLSKEMFFDSLLNARNLDIFEMGTWGTLFPVVAWIASVLTFVYSMIIVFQTFLGEHQPNRLDRQAHEAPAGMLVAPSILAVLVVGIFFFPNIVANYVLRPAMQAVYPPFEGAEGLVPHISAWHGFTYTPLLLTIGVVLVGVLLYKFLRYWRGVYTIAPLSWNLDTLYNGILMRAEQGSTFLTRLYMTGYLRDYLAYIFIFFTFIVGGTLFLNGSYSFDLSNDAPIMLNEYIIIFVMMGAAIAIIFAKSRMTAIVLNGVLGYSIAIFFVVFRAPDLALTQIIVETVTTALFLLCFHYLPEWKREKLTRFTKVKNALIAVSVGTVVTILALSVQGNKMFDSISVYFEDAYELAGGKNIVNTILGDFRAFDTMLEVVVLFIAGIGVFTLIKLKARKEEQDVEDQ is encoded by the coding sequence TTGTTGATCATTACATTCGCCATTTTACTTCCATTTTTGGTTGCTATTCTCATACCGTCTTTATATAAGAGAATACCAAGTCGGAAAATTGGGTGGTTTGTCTTACTTGTTCCACTTACATTGTTCATCATACTTGCTGGTTTTATCCCCACTGTTGCTGAAGGGGAAACCTATATACATACAATTAAATGGATTGATTCGGCAGGTATAAATTTCACAACCTATCTTGATGGTCTTAGTATGATTTTTGGGTTGCTTATTACTGGGGTAGGGAGTTTGGTTATTCTCTATTCTATATATTATTTGTCTGAACGCGAGGCACTAGGGCGTTTTTACGTTTATCTGCTCATGTTTATGGGAGCGATGCTTGGCGTTATTTTTTCAGATAATCTAATGGTGCTATACGTTTTTTGGGAATTGACGAGTATTTCTTCGTTTTTGTTAATTGCATTTTGGTATCACCGCAAGAAATCCCGTTATGGGGCGCAAAAGTCGATGCTCATTACGGTGTCCGGTGGCGTGGCAATGCTTGCGGGTTTCCTCATGCTGCATATGCTGACAGGCTCATTTAGTGTACGGGATATTATTGCGACGATTGGTCAGTATACCGATGAAAGTTTGTTTGTACCTGCGATGCTCCTCGTTTTGCTAGGTGCATTTACGAAATCGGCACAGTTTCCGTTTCATATTTGGTTGCCGGATGCGATGGAAGCACCAACGCCAGTTAGTGCTTATTTACACTCCGCGACGATGGTGAAGGCGGGGATTTACCTTGTTGCGCGTTTCACACCTGTATTTGGTGGCGAAGCGATTTGGTTTTACACGGTGAGTTGTGTCGGGATTTTTACGCTGTTCTGGGGTTCTTTCAATGCGGTGCGACAGACGGATTTAAAGGCGTTGCTAGCTTATTCAACAATTAGTCAGCTCGGTTTAATCATGTGTTTGTTTGGTCTTGGATCTGCAGCCCTGAACGAGGGTTATAGTGCTGATTCTGTTATTTACACACAGGCGACGTTTGCTGCACTCTTTCACCTCATTAACCATTCGACGTTTAAAGGTGCGCTTTTCATGGTTGTGGGTATCATTGACCATGAAGTGGGAACGCGGGATATTCGTCGACTGGGTGGTTTAATGGCCTTTATGCCTGTTACTTTTTCGATTGCACTGATCGGTAGCTTCTCGATGGCTGGTTTGCCGCCGTTTAATGGTTTTCTGAGTAAGGAAATGTTTTTTGATTCGTTATTAAATGCGCGTAATCTAGATATTTTTGAGATGGGGACATGGGGAACGTTATTTCCTGTCGTAGCTTGGATTGCGAGCGTCTTAACGTTTGTCTATAGCATGATTATTGTGTTTCAGACTTTCTTAGGTGAGCATCAGCCGAATCGGTTGGATCGGCAAGCGCATGAAGCACCGGCTGGCATGCTCGTTGCACCGTCGATTCTCGCGGTTCTTGTAGTGGGGATTTTCTTCTTCCCGAACATTGTAGCTAATTATGTGTTGCGCCCTGCTATGCAGGCTGTTTATCCGCCGTTTGAAGGGGCAGAAGGGCTTGTACCGCATATATCTGCTTGGCATGGCTTTACGTATACGCCGCTGTTACTGACAATCGGTGTGGTTCTTGTAGGGGTGCTGTTGTATAAGTTCCTGCGCTATTGGCGGGGTGTGTATACAATTGCGCCGCTAAGTTGGAACTTGGACACGCTTTATAATGGGATCTTAATGCGAGCGGAGCAAGGATCTACTTTCCTGACACGTTTGTATATGACGGGTTATCTGCGTGATTATCTAGCGTATATTTTTATATTCTTCACGTTTATTGTAGGTGGCACGTTATTTTTAAACGGTTCTTATTCGTTTGATTTATCAAATGATGCGCCGATTATGTTGAATGAGTACATTATCATTTTTGTCATGATGGGGGCAGCGATTGCCATTATATTTGCGAAGTCCCGTATGACGGCGATTGTATTGAATGGGGTACTTGGTTATTCCATTGCCATTTTCTTTGTGGTGTTTCGTGCACCTGACTTAGCATTGACACAAATCATTGTAGAAACAGTGACGACTGCGTTATTCTTACTGTGCTTCCATTACTTACCTGAATGGAAACGGGAGAAGTTAACGCGATTTACTAAAGTAAAGAATGCGCTGATTGCGGTGTCAGTCGGTACGGTTGTGACAATATTGGCGCTATCAGTGCAAGGAAATAAAATGTTCGATTCGATTTCGGTGTATTTTGAAGATGCGTATGAACTTGCAGGTGGAAAAAACATTGTTAACACCATTTTGGGGGATTTCCGTGCATTCGATACGATGCTGGAAGTCGTTGTACTTTTCATCGCTGGAATCGGTGTCTTTACGCTTATTAAGTTGAAGGCAAGAAAGGAGGAGCAGGACGTTGAAGATCAATGA
- a CDS encoding Rrf2 family transcriptional regulator has translation MRLTMYTDFSLRVLIFLGAKEQGELSTVQEISDTYSISKNHLTKVVHELGKMGLIETIRGRGGGIRLKEEPANINIGELVRKTEDDFHLVECFNPESNGCILSSSCRLKGVLHEALTAYFKVLDNYTIADFIMNKDELHAILFNRSL, from the coding sequence ATGCGTTTAACAATGTATACAGATTTTTCCTTGCGAGTACTCATTTTTTTAGGTGCTAAAGAGCAAGGGGAACTTTCAACGGTCCAAGAAATCTCGGACACATATAGCATTTCGAAAAACCATTTGACGAAAGTGGTGCATGAGCTTGGAAAGATGGGGTTAATTGAAACCATTCGGGGACGTGGTGGTGGTATTCGGTTGAAAGAAGAACCAGCAAACATCAATATTGGAGAGCTTGTTCGGAAGACCGAAGACGATTTCCATCTTGTTGAATGTTTCAATCCAGAATCGAATGGCTGTATCTTGTCTTCGTCTTGTCGATTGAAAGGCGTATTACATGAAGCATTAACAGCTTATTTTAAGGTGTTGGACAACTATACAATCGCGGACTTTATCATGAATAAAGATGAATTACATGCAATATTATTCAATCGATCTTTGTGA
- a CDS encoding histidine kinase, translated as MGKVKGRMDESILVCVYYGPNGERLIRRGHKMATIMDCPLYILTVDPLPYDEFDAEKSEYVEKWQALAEELDVEEFIIQDNEKRPFAKVIKEVAHSRNITQIIIGQTAQSRWEEITKGSFMNVLLREISFVDFHVVSVDRAIKDEIDGIFEKGVRAYLMEDGDGFRVCFTLSKEARFEGIFFKEIGTDFNNGIFKFMSNNKMCQVHVTDDQVTDPSLFNCKVK; from the coding sequence ATGGGCAAAGTAAAAGGTCGTATGGACGAGAGTATTCTCGTTTGTGTCTACTACGGTCCAAATGGTGAACGTCTCATTAGACGCGGACATAAGATGGCGACAATCATGGATTGTCCCCTATATATTTTAACGGTTGATCCGCTTCCTTATGACGAATTTGATGCAGAAAAATCCGAATACGTGGAGAAATGGCAAGCACTTGCCGAAGAATTAGACGTAGAAGAATTTATTATACAAGATAACGAAAAACGCCCTTTCGCTAAAGTTATTAAGGAAGTTGCACATTCACGTAACATTACTCAAATCATTATCGGTCAAACGGCTCAAAGCAGATGGGAAGAGATTACAAAAGGCTCGTTTATGAACGTACTCTTACGCGAAATTTCGTTTGTAGACTTTCATGTTGTATCTGTTGACCGCGCCATCAAAGATGAAATCGATGGCATCTTCGAAAAAGGTGTACGCGCTTATTTAATGGAAGATGGCGATGGCTTCCGCGTCTGCTTCACATTATCAAAAGAAGCTCGTTTTGAAGGGATTTTCTTTAAGGAAATCGGCACCGATTTCAATAATGGGATTTTCAAATTTATGAGCAACAACAAAATGTGCCAAGTGCATGTAACAGACGACCAGGTAACTGATCCTTCTTTATTCAATTGCAAAGTAAAGTGA
- a CDS encoding FAD-dependent oxidoreductase, with protein sequence MFNSLWLHTAYPRDPFPQLDQDIDCDICIIGGGLSGIANAYFLAKEGKDVILLEKDTILSGATGNSTGKLTAQHDIIYSKLLKKFGRDQAKYYYDVNEDAIQFARSFAQDDELKAADSILYSQSRQGSELLRHEMRAYEELGIPGELGRNSELPIHMDTTLTIKDECQIHPVRLGQHLAQLAVEAGARIYEQSDVVLMDLKKRLLSMNAGHEVQFNELVLCTHYPIEALRGLQIMKLSVDRSYLVAAEADMPLHGQYIAIDSPKRSIRTALIDGQSYFLLSGESHQAGMESDTQVHYERLYSDVKDLYNLSTLTNGWSAQDPQTPDLVPYAGIISSSMPYVYISTGYRKWGLSNSMASARIISDLIVGRTNKASALYAPDRTGFGSFLLQALKNTGLVVKEFTGGHLTRMSSPICTHMGCRTRWNKADETWDCPCHGSRFRKDGSVLEGPATKPLDLK encoded by the coding sequence ATGTTTAATTCACTATGGCTACATACAGCCTATCCGCGCGATCCGTTTCCCCAACTCGACCAAGATATCGATTGTGATATTTGCATAATTGGCGGCGGACTAAGCGGAATTGCTAACGCTTATTTCCTCGCCAAAGAAGGAAAAGATGTCATCCTTCTCGAGAAAGACACCATCCTTTCAGGGGCAACAGGTAACTCGACAGGCAAGTTAACCGCGCAACACGATATTATCTATTCAAAATTACTAAAAAAGTTTGGACGTGACCAGGCCAAGTACTATTATGATGTGAATGAAGACGCCATTCAATTCGCTAGGTCCTTTGCGCAGGATGATGAATTAAAGGCGGCGGACTCCATTCTTTATTCGCAATCCAGGCAAGGGAGTGAATTACTGCGCCATGAAATGCGTGCCTATGAGGAACTTGGCATCCCCGGCGAACTCGGAAGAAATTCAGAATTACCCATTCACATGGACACAACACTTACGATAAAAGATGAGTGTCAAATCCACCCTGTACGTCTTGGTCAACATCTTGCACAACTCGCAGTCGAAGCGGGCGCGCGCATTTATGAACAATCAGACGTCGTGCTAATGGATTTGAAAAAACGCTTACTTTCCATGAATGCCGGACACGAAGTGCAATTCAACGAACTGGTATTATGTACACATTATCCAATTGAAGCGTTACGCGGGTTACAAATTATGAAGTTATCCGTTGACCGTTCTTATCTCGTTGCAGCAGAAGCTGACATGCCTTTGCACGGTCAATATATCGCCATCGATTCGCCCAAACGCTCGATTCGAACGGCATTGATCGATGGCCAATCCTATTTCCTACTGTCTGGGGAGAGCCACCAAGCTGGTATGGAAAGCGATACGCAAGTGCATTACGAACGGCTTTATTCAGATGTAAAAGATTTGTATAACCTTTCTACACTGACAAACGGCTGGTCAGCGCAAGATCCCCAGACCCCTGATTTGGTTCCTTATGCAGGCATTATTTCTTCCAGTATGCCCTATGTTTACATCAGCACAGGCTATCGAAAATGGGGGTTGTCGAATTCCATGGCAAGCGCTCGCATCATTAGCGACCTCATTGTCGGCAGGACAAACAAAGCATCCGCACTGTATGCACCGGATCGGACGGGATTTGGATCGTTCTTGCTACAAGCGTTGAAAAATACGGGGCTTGTCGTAAAAGAATTTACAGGCGGGCACTTAACGCGAATGTCTTCCCCAATTTGTACGCATATGGGCTGTCGAACAAGGTGGAATAAGGCGGATGAAACATGGGATTGCCCATGCCACGGCTCCCGTTTCCGTAAAGATGGCTCAGTCCTCGAAGGTCCGGCGACAAAGCCGTTGGATTTGAAATAG
- the hmpA gene encoding NO-inducible flavohemoprotein, translated as MLSQETINIIKSTVPVLEQHGNTITTVFYKNMFEANPELLNIFNHANQSQGRQQAALANTVYAAAANIDNLGAIIPVVVQIAHKHKSLGIKAEHYPIVGYHLLGAIKEVLGDAATPEIIEAWGQAYGVIADAFIGIEKDMYKKAEQAEGGWATFKEFTIADKVVESDVITSFYLKPADGKTLPAYLPGQYISIRTQIPGEEYTVNRQYSLSQASTGDVYRISVKREDENQPAGKVSVYLHNELNVGDTLEVSAPAGDFHLDTESNNPVTLISGGVGITPMMSMYETIAKTTKDRPVAFLHSARTRKHQAFDTVLQELNASLSASSYKALYSEEGDGFINREFLAANVLEGSDIYVCGPTAFMQVVINDLYALGFPADKVHFEFFGPAVQLELANA; from the coding sequence ATGCTTTCACAAGAAACGATCAACATTATCAAATCAACTGTACCGGTATTAGAACAACACGGAAATACGATTACAACCGTCTTTTATAAAAACATGTTCGAGGCAAACCCTGAACTTTTGAATATCTTCAACCATGCAAACCAATCACAAGGTCGTCAACAAGCTGCACTTGCTAACACAGTTTACGCAGCTGCTGCAAACATCGATAATCTTGGGGCAATTATTCCAGTCGTTGTCCAAATCGCACACAAACATAAATCACTCGGCATTAAAGCTGAACATTATCCAATCGTTGGTTACCACCTACTAGGTGCTATTAAAGAAGTTCTTGGAGATGCAGCTACACCAGAAATCATCGAAGCATGGGGCCAAGCTTATGGCGTTATTGCTGATGCTTTCATCGGCATCGAAAAAGACATGTATAAGAAAGCTGAGCAAGCTGAAGGCGGATGGGCAACATTCAAAGAATTCACGATTGCCGATAAAGTCGTTGAAAGTGATGTCATTACATCTTTCTACCTGAAACCTGCAGACGGCAAAACATTACCTGCTTACCTACCTGGTCAATACATCTCTATTCGTACACAAATTCCAGGTGAAGAGTATACAGTAAACCGCCAATACAGCTTGTCACAAGCTTCAACAGGCGATGTGTACCGCATCTCTGTTAAACGTGAAGATGAAAACCAACCAGCTGGTAAAGTATCTGTCTACCTGCATAATGAACTTAACGTTGGTGACACACTTGAAGTCAGCGCACCTGCTGGAGATTTCCACCTTGATACTGAAAGCAACAACCCTGTCACATTGATTAGTGGTGGCGTTGGTATCACACCAATGATGAGCATGTACGAAACAATTGCAAAAACAACTAAAGATCGTCCAGTTGCGTTCTTGCACTCTGCACGTACACGCAAACACCAAGCATTCGACACAGTTTTACAAGAATTGAATGCATCTCTGTCAGCTTCCAGCTACAAAGCGCTTTACTCAGAAGAAGGCGATGGTTTCATCAACCGTGAATTCCTTGCAGCTAACGTTTTAGAAGGCAGCGATATCTATGTGTGTGGACCAACAGCGTTCATGCAAGTTGTCATTAATGACTTGTATGCACTTGGTTTCCCAGCAGACAAAGTACACTTCGAATTCTTCGGCCCTGCTGTTCAACTTGAACTAGCAAACGCATAA
- a CDS encoding Na(+)/H(+) antiporter subunit B, giving the protein MKINDVILETVTKIVVFIILTFGVELFLSGHNNPGGGFIGGLVLSSAFVLLYLVHDIEGVHKGIPFDFKKIAAFGVLLAVGTGVGATLFGADFLTQSASHFNLPIFGETELSTVVLFEAGVALTVVGVVVTIILSISEDV; this is encoded by the coding sequence TTGAAGATCAATGATGTTATTTTAGAAACCGTGACCAAAATTGTTGTGTTTATCATTTTGACCTTCGGGGTGGAGCTATTTCTGTCGGGGCACAACAATCCTGGCGGTGGCTTCATCGGCGGCCTTGTCTTGTCCTCCGCATTTGTCTTGCTCTATTTGGTTCACGATATTGAAGGGGTGCATAAAGGCATTCCTTTCGATTTTAAGAAAATTGCTGCATTCGGTGTGTTATTGGCGGTTGGGACAGGCGTTGGTGCAACCTTGTTTGGTGCAGATTTCTTAACGCAATCCGCTAGTCATTTCAATTTACCGATATTTGGAGAGACGGAGCTATCGACGGTAGTCCTTTTTGAGGCAGGTGTGGCGTTAACCGTTGTCGGTGTTGTGGTTACGATTATTTTAAGTATTAGTGAGGATGTGTAG
- a CDS encoding DsbA family oxidoreductase, whose translation MKIEVWSDYVCPFCYIGKRRLEEALAETGLGEQAEVVFKAFELDPNSPAVSDMNMEEVLAKKYGTTVAEAKKMTDNVAVQAQSVGLNYDFANMTPANTFNAHRLAKLAEQEGVGGQVSERLLQAYFVDAEKIGTEDVLLRIAEESGISQDRAKEVLASDEFATEVKGDIAEAGQIGVQGVPFFVINRKYAISGAQPAEAFADALRKVAEEEGIQPALKVLGAEGEGLCTDDGCDI comes from the coding sequence GTGAAAATTGAAGTATGGTCCGATTATGTATGCCCATTTTGTTATATTGGCAAGCGTAGATTAGAAGAGGCATTGGCTGAGACAGGTCTTGGAGAACAAGCGGAGGTCGTCTTTAAAGCGTTTGAATTAGATCCCAATTCACCGGCGGTATCTGACATGAACATGGAGGAAGTGCTCGCGAAAAAGTATGGAACGACTGTGGCGGAAGCGAAGAAGATGACGGATAATGTAGCCGTTCAAGCGCAGTCTGTAGGGTTGAACTATGATTTTGCGAATATGACACCTGCAAATACGTTCAATGCACATCGTCTAGCGAAGTTGGCGGAGCAAGAGGGCGTTGGCGGGCAAGTTTCTGAACGTTTGTTACAGGCATACTTTGTGGATGCAGAGAAAATTGGCACAGAAGATGTGTTGTTGCGTATTGCAGAGGAATCTGGGATTTCTCAGGATCGCGCGAAGGAAGTCCTCGCGTCCGATGAATTCGCGACAGAGGTAAAAGGGGACATTGCAGAAGCAGGCCAAATTGGCGTGCAAGGCGTACCGTTTTTCGTCATTAACCGTAAGTATGCGATTTCTGGCGCGCAACCAGCTGAGGCTTTTGCTGATGCATTACGTAAAGTTGCGGAAGAAGAAGGCATTCAACCAGCTTTAAAAGTGCTAGGTGCTGAAGGAGAAGGACTTTGCACAGATGATGGCTGCGACATCTAA
- a CDS encoding alpha/beta hydrolase has translation MLHYRTYEISPETPWVTFIHGAGGSSSVWFKQIREFRKKHNVLLVDLRGHGQSARGMWKKGDTFADISREVIEVLDEVGIKETHVIGMSLGTIVAQTMADNFPGRVKSLILGGAIIRFDIRTKLLLLVGRAVKRFVPYMLLYRLFAYIIMPRKEHEESRMAFVNEAKKVYQKEFIRWFSLTKLINPYLTRLQISTTAIPTLFLMGEEDYLFIPPIEEVVRKNKGFEFIKIEKSGHVCNIDQPEVFNKLAIDYIAKIEQKNAVIPIG, from the coding sequence CATTTATACATGGCGCAGGTGGTAGCTCATCTGTCTGGTTTAAGCAAATCCGTGAATTTCGAAAAAAACATAATGTGCTCTTAGTCGATCTTCGAGGACATGGACAATCTGCTCGTGGCATGTGGAAAAAAGGCGATACATTCGCAGACATATCGAGAGAAGTTATTGAAGTATTAGACGAAGTAGGCATCAAAGAGACGCATGTTATTGGCATGTCACTTGGCACAATCGTCGCGCAAACGATGGCGGACAATTTCCCAGGACGCGTGAAATCATTGATTCTTGGCGGAGCCATCATCCGTTTTGATATTCGGACGAAATTGTTATTGCTAGTAGGACGTGCAGTGAAACGCTTTGTCCCTTATATGTTACTTTATCGATTGTTTGCGTATATTATTATGCCGCGAAAAGAGCACGAGGAGTCGAGGATGGCATTCGTCAATGAGGCCAAGAAAGTGTACCAGAAAGAATTTATAAGATGGTTTTCGCTAACGAAGCTTATCAATCCCTATTTAACCCGCTTGCAAATTTCGACAACAGCGATTCCGACATTATTCTTAATGGGGGAGGAAGATTATCTTTTCATCCCACCGATTGAGGAAGTGGTTCGTAAAAATAAAGGCTTTGAATTCATCAAAATTGAAAAATCTGGACATGTCTGCAACATTGATCAACCAGAGGTGTTTAATAAATTAGCAATCGATTATATTGCTAAAATCGAACAAAAAAATGCTGTCATCCCAATTGGGTGA